A genomic stretch from Achromobacter spanius includes:
- a CDS encoding MFS transporter translates to MNPQDNPPVKSGLPLLALAVGAFGIGVTEFSPMGLLPVIAEGVDVSIPSAGMLISAYAIGVMLGAPLMTLAFSRWSRRKALILLMLIFTIGNVLSALSPNYTTLLLARLVTSLNHGAFFGLGSLVAASVVPRHKQASAVATMFMGLTIANVGGVPAATWLGQVIGWRMSFAATAVLGLIAMLSLWFALPAGEAGRRPDVRHELAVLKSPVVLLALLTTVLGAGAMFTLYTYIAPTLADITGASPAFITGMLVLIGLGFTLGNGLGGRMADRSLDGTLITFLVIVIIDLLAFPWIASTQIGAAISLLIFGVATFAVVPPLQMGVMRAATAAPGLASSVNVGAFNLGNAVGAAAGGAVISAGLGYAAVPIAGAVIAVAGLALVLVQRAGNVRRRKLAMQGC, encoded by the coding sequence ATGAACCCGCAAGATAATCCGCCGGTGAAGTCCGGCCTGCCGCTGCTGGCGCTCGCCGTCGGTGCGTTCGGCATCGGCGTGACCGAGTTTTCCCCCATGGGCCTGTTGCCCGTTATTGCCGAGGGCGTGGACGTGTCCATTCCCAGCGCCGGCATGCTGATCAGCGCCTACGCCATCGGCGTGATGCTGGGCGCGCCGCTGATGACGCTGGCGTTTTCGCGCTGGTCGCGGCGCAAGGCGCTGATTCTGTTGATGTTGATCTTCACCATCGGCAACGTGCTGTCCGCGCTGTCGCCCAACTACACCACGCTGTTGCTGGCACGGCTGGTCACCAGCCTGAACCACGGCGCGTTCTTCGGCCTGGGCTCGCTGGTGGCCGCCAGCGTGGTGCCGCGCCACAAGCAGGCCAGCGCGGTGGCGACCATGTTCATGGGTCTGACCATCGCCAACGTGGGCGGCGTGCCCGCCGCCACGTGGCTGGGGCAGGTGATCGGCTGGCGCATGTCGTTTGCCGCCACCGCCGTGCTGGGCTTGATTGCGATGTTGTCCCTGTGGTTTGCCTTGCCTGCTGGCGAAGCCGGACGCCGCCCCGATGTGCGCCATGAACTGGCCGTGCTGAAAAGCCCCGTCGTGCTGCTGGCGCTGTTGACCACGGTGCTGGGCGCGGGCGCGATGTTCACGCTGTACACCTACATTGCGCCCACGTTGGCCGACATTACCGGCGCATCGCCCGCCTTCATTACCGGCATGCTGGTGCTGATCGGCCTGGGCTTCACATTGGGCAATGGCCTGGGCGGCCGCATGGCCGACCGCTCGCTGGATGGCACGCTGATCACCTTCCTTGTGATCGTCATCATCGACCTGCTGGCGTTCCCGTGGATCGCCTCTACCCAGATCGGCGCGGCCATTTCCCTGTTGATCTTCGGCGTCGCCACCTTCGCCGTGGTGCCGCCCTTGCAGATGGGCGTGATGCGCGCCGCCACAGCGGCCCCCGGGCTGGCGTCTTCGGTGAATGTGGGCGCGTTCAACCTGGGCAACGCGGTCGGCGCAGCCGCTGGTGGCGCGGTGATCTCGGCCGGCCTGGGCTACGCGGCGGTACCCATCGCCGGCGCCGTCATCGCCGTGGCCGGGTTGGCGCTGGTGCTGGTGCAGCGGGCCGGCAATGTGCGCCGCCGCAAGCTGGCGATGCAGGGCTGCTGA
- a CDS encoding IclR family transcriptional regulator produces the protein MPLEPEQGPARDPKPNPDRDFATTLAHGIDILACFRADRPELANKDFAQQTGLSKSAVARLTHTLVELGFLQRLGPPARYRLGASVLALSYPLLASMQIRQLARPLMKQLADHARGAVSLVVRDRLQMVYVETARSNDALQTRPDIGAALPLLSSAAGKAWLCRVPDAERVVVLNQLRVADARHYAEHFPSLAAASRDLERKGYCGNNVQWRPDAYGFAAPLWRPYQSLLYVFNCGVPSGDGSYRERAADIGPRLVALARETERLLGLT, from the coding sequence ATGCCGCTTGAACCTGAACAGGGTCCCGCCCGAGATCCCAAGCCCAACCCCGACCGCGACTTTGCCACCACCTTGGCGCACGGCATCGATATCCTGGCGTGCTTTCGGGCGGACCGGCCGGAGCTGGCCAACAAGGACTTCGCGCAGCAGACCGGCCTGTCCAAAAGCGCGGTGGCGCGTCTGACACATACTTTGGTCGAACTGGGTTTCTTGCAACGCCTGGGGCCGCCTGCCCGCTATCGGCTGGGCGCGTCGGTGCTGGCGCTGAGCTACCCCTTGCTGGCCAGCATGCAGATCCGCCAATTGGCGCGGCCGTTGATGAAGCAGTTGGCCGACCATGCGCGCGGTGCGGTGTCGCTGGTGGTGCGCGACCGCTTGCAGATGGTGTACGTGGAAACCGCCAGGTCAAACGACGCCTTGCAGACCCGGCCCGACATCGGCGCGGCCTTGCCCTTGCTGTCCAGCGCGGCGGGCAAGGCCTGGCTGTGCCGCGTGCCGGACGCCGAGCGGGTGGTGGTGCTGAACCAGTTGCGCGTGGCCGACGCGCGCCATTACGCCGAGCACTTCCCCAGCCTGGCGGCGGCATCGCGCGACCTGGAACGAAAAGGGTATTGCGGCAACAACGTGCAATGGCGTCCCGACGCCTATGGGTTTGCCGCGCCCTTGTGGCGGCCTTATCAGTCCCTGCTGTACGTCTTTAACTGCGGCGTACCGTCCGGGGACGGCTCCTACCGCGAGCGCGCCGCCGACATCGGCCCCCGATTGGTCGCCCTGGCGCGCGAGACGGAGCGCTTGCTGGGGCTGACCTAG
- a CDS encoding IclR family transcriptional regulator, producing the protein MTTPLGGRHPDPDFATTLAHGLAVLQTFRHGEPALSNRELADRTGLSKATISRLTYTLVQRGLLRYDASLRRYRLGTALLSLSYPLLASIKLRQLARPLMTRLANAAGGSASLGMHHGTHMVYVETCRGHDAVAFRPDIGAMLPLLPSAMGRAWLAQADDDEAEALLQTLRQQDPAAWQRHAPGWEQARRDYAAHGYCVAEGEWHADVHAVAVPMRSRVDEQVFVFNCGVPARRLRAGDLRRRIAPRLLTLVARVEKMLERQDAA; encoded by the coding sequence ATGACCACGCCCCTGGGCGGCCGCCACCCCGACCCTGATTTCGCGACCACGCTGGCCCACGGCTTGGCGGTGCTGCAAACCTTTCGCCATGGCGAGCCCGCGCTCAGCAACCGCGAGCTGGCCGACCGCACCGGTCTGTCCAAAGCCACGATTTCGAGGCTGACCTATACATTGGTTCAGCGCGGCCTGTTGCGCTATGACGCCAGCCTGCGCCGCTACCGCCTGGGCACGGCGCTGTTGTCGCTGAGCTATCCCTTGCTGGCCAGCATCAAGCTGCGGCAGTTGGCGCGCCCGCTGATGACGCGGCTGGCCAACGCGGCGGGCGGCTCGGCGTCGCTGGGCATGCATCACGGCACGCACATGGTGTACGTGGAAACCTGCCGGGGCCATGACGCCGTGGCGTTTCGGCCCGACATCGGCGCCATGCTGCCGCTTCTGCCCTCGGCGATGGGCCGGGCCTGGCTGGCACAGGCGGATGACGATGAGGCAGAAGCGCTGCTGCAGACGCTGCGCCAGCAAGATCCCGCCGCCTGGCAACGGCATGCGCCGGGGTGGGAACAGGCGCGCCGTGACTATGCGGCGCACGGCTACTGCGTGGCTGAAGGCGAATGGCATGCCGATGTGCATGCCGTGGCGGTGCCGATGCGTAGTCGCGTTGACGAGCAGGTGTTCGTCTTCAATTGCGGCGTACCCGCGCGGCGGCTGCGGGCGGGAGATTTGCGTCGACGTATCGCGCCGCGTCTGCTGACCTTGGTGGCGCGGGTGGAAAAAATGCTGGAGCGCCAGGATGCCGCTTGA
- a CDS encoding acyl-CoA dehydrogenase family protein yields the protein MIRDPDGFPAFIESLRRFVRQQLVPREAEVARLDEVPDDLVRAMADQGMFGYSIPEAYGGAGMSTEELIRAAIELSQCSVAFRARVGTNTGIGSEGLVADGTEQQKDHYLPRLASGELTGCFALTEPQAGSDATALRTTAVRDGDSYVLNGEKCFITNAPLAGLFTVMARTDPDAPGAKGISAFIVERGTPGLSTGQPYDKMGQAGSPVSTVHFDNCRVPAANLIGGQEGMGFKTAMKVLNKQRIHLAALCIGPAIRMLDDTLRFVAERQQFGKPLMDFQLIQAMLADCQTDIQAALALVLQTARERDEGRDVTMNASICKYFASEMCGRVADRCVQMHGGYGYIADQGIERFYRDVRLFRLYEGTSQIHQLTIARHTLAQAGYTPGR from the coding sequence ATGATCAGGGACCCTGACGGCTTTCCCGCCTTCATCGAATCGCTGCGCCGCTTCGTCCGCCAGCAACTGGTTCCGCGCGAAGCCGAAGTGGCGCGCCTGGATGAAGTGCCCGACGACCTGGTGCGTGCCATGGCCGACCAGGGCATGTTCGGCTATTCCATCCCGGAAGCCTACGGCGGCGCGGGCATGAGCACCGAAGAACTGATCCGCGCGGCGATTGAGCTGTCGCAATGCTCCGTGGCGTTTCGGGCGCGGGTGGGCACCAACACCGGCATCGGCTCTGAAGGCCTGGTGGCGGACGGCACCGAACAGCAGAAAGACCACTACCTGCCCCGCCTGGCCTCGGGCGAATTGACCGGCTGCTTTGCGTTGACCGAGCCGCAAGCCGGGTCGGATGCCACCGCCTTGCGCACGACCGCCGTGCGCGACGGTGACAGCTACGTGCTGAATGGCGAAAAGTGCTTCATCACCAACGCCCCGCTTGCGGGCCTGTTCACCGTCATGGCGCGCACTGACCCCGATGCGCCTGGCGCCAAGGGCATATCCGCCTTCATCGTGGAGCGCGGCACACCGGGTTTGTCCACCGGCCAGCCCTACGACAAGATGGGCCAGGCCGGTTCGCCCGTGTCCACCGTCCACTTCGACAACTGCCGCGTGCCCGCCGCCAACCTGATCGGCGGCCAGGAAGGCATGGGCTTCAAGACCGCCATGAAAGTGCTGAACAAGCAGCGCATTCATCTGGCCGCGCTGTGCATCGGCCCCGCCATCCGTATGCTGGACGACACGCTGCGCTTTGTGGCCGAACGCCAGCAGTTCGGCAAGCCGCTGATGGACTTCCAACTGATCCAGGCGATGCTGGCCGATTGCCAGACCGACATCCAGGCCGCGCTGGCGCTGGTGCTGCAAACCGCGCGCGAACGCGACGAGGGCCGCGACGTAACCATGAACGCGTCGATCTGCAAATACTTCGCATCGGAAATGTGCGGCCGCGTGGCCGACCGCTGCGTGCAGATGCACGGCGGCTACGGCTACATCGCCGACCAGGGCATCGAACGCTTTTATCGCGACGTGCGCCTGTTCCGTTTGTACGAAGGCACCAGCCAGATTCATCAACTGACCATCGCCCGCCACACGCTGGCGCAGGCCGGTTACACGCCCGGCCGCTAG
- a CDS encoding Bug family tripartite tricarboxylate transporter substrate binding protein codes for MLHKHLPKWIGAIAAALTCAALPPQAAAAYPDKPIRLIVPFAPGGSTDILGRLLAEALHPILGQPVIVENKPGAGGNIGGDFVARAAPDGYTLLLAAAGPTVINPSLYANMPFDPARDLTAITCLEREHNLMVVTKSMPVKTLQEFLTYARDNPGKLSFGSPGNGSPAQLAGELLKQKAGLQAEHVPYKGSGPAITDLVAGHIDFMIDNMPALLPQVKAGTLRALAVPSDARATAAPDIPTFSEAGLPGFEVMAWKGLMSPANTPPAVVDRLHAAVAKALQDPELRARFQELGAEPLVNTPAEFAKQIADETLWWGKLVKSTGTRIQ; via the coding sequence ATGCTGCACAAGCACCTGCCGAAATGGATCGGCGCCATCGCCGCCGCACTCACCTGCGCGGCGCTGCCGCCCCAAGCCGCCGCCGCGTATCCCGACAAGCCGATCCGGCTGATCGTGCCGTTTGCCCCCGGCGGCTCCACCGACATACTTGGCCGCCTGCTGGCCGAAGCGCTGCACCCCATCCTGGGCCAGCCGGTCATCGTGGAAAACAAGCCAGGTGCCGGCGGCAATATCGGCGGGGACTTCGTGGCGCGCGCCGCGCCGGACGGCTACACGCTGCTGCTGGCGGCGGCCGGCCCCACGGTCATCAACCCCAGCCTGTACGCCAACATGCCGTTCGATCCCGCCCGGGACCTGACCGCCATCACCTGCCTGGAACGTGAACACAACCTGATGGTGGTGACCAAGTCCATGCCCGTGAAGACACTGCAGGAATTCCTGACCTACGCGCGCGATAACCCCGGCAAGCTATCGTTCGGTTCGCCCGGCAATGGCTCGCCGGCGCAACTGGCTGGCGAACTGCTCAAGCAAAAGGCCGGCCTGCAAGCCGAGCACGTGCCCTACAAAGGCAGCGGCCCCGCCATCACCGACCTGGTCGCCGGCCATATCGACTTCATGATCGACAACATGCCCGCGCTGCTGCCGCAAGTGAAGGCGGGCACCCTGCGCGCGCTGGCCGTGCCCAGCGATGCGCGCGCCACCGCCGCGCCGGACATCCCCACTTTCAGCGAAGCCGGCCTGCCGGGCTTTGAGGTCATGGCGTGGAAAGGGCTGATGTCACCCGCCAACACGCCGCCCGCCGTGGTGGACCGCTTGCATGCCGCCGTGGCCAAGGCTTTGCAAGACCCCGAGTTGCGCGCCCGCTTCCAGGAATTGGGCGCCGAACCGCTGGTCAACACGCCCGCGGAATTCGCCAAGCAGATCGCGGACGAGACCTTGTGGTGGGGCAAGCTGGTGAAGTCCACCGGCACCCGCATCCAGTAA
- a CDS encoding acyl-CoA dehydrogenase family protein produces the protein MPAQPTGDAAIEDLCERVRRFVDDVAIPEESAAIARNVAALDECVARLRVQARDAGLYAPQLPVELGGLGLGWRALAQVLEAAGRGFLGPAALNCAAPDQPNMLTLLRLGTPAQRERYLLPLVRAEQRACFAMTEPAPGAGSDPSMLRTRATRHGEGWVLHGHKQFISGGVGADFALVLAQADAGATLFVVPADTPGYRVVRDIGMVTGYQIGGHAEIELDGCEVGDDAVLGEPGRGLEYAQLRLEPARLSHCMRYIGRARRALETAQAYANTRESFGSRLADLQQIQAMVADSHIDLHASRLMTLDCAARMDAGLSVKQHSAMTKVFVSEAVNRVADRAVQMMGASGLSDDTPVAMIWQEMRPFRIYDGANELHRATLARRLLARG, from the coding sequence ATGCCCGCCCAGCCCACCGGCGACGCCGCCATCGAAGACCTGTGCGAACGGGTTCGCCGCTTTGTCGATGACGTCGCCATCCCCGAGGAATCTGCCGCCATCGCCCGCAACGTAGCGGCCCTGGACGAATGTGTAGCGCGCTTGCGCGTGCAAGCCCGGGACGCCGGCCTGTACGCGCCGCAACTGCCCGTGGAACTTGGCGGGCTGGGCCTGGGCTGGCGCGCGCTGGCGCAAGTGCTGGAAGCCGCCGGACGCGGCTTTCTGGGGCCGGCCGCCTTGAACTGCGCCGCGCCCGACCAGCCCAATATGCTGACCCTGCTGCGGCTGGGCACGCCCGCCCAACGCGAACGCTATCTATTGCCCCTGGTTCGCGCCGAACAGCGTGCCTGCTTCGCCATGACCGAACCCGCACCCGGGGCGGGCTCCGACCCGTCCATGCTGCGTACTCGCGCAACAAGGCACGGCGAAGGCTGGGTGCTGCACGGACACAAGCAATTCATCAGCGGCGGCGTGGGCGCGGACTTTGCGCTGGTGCTGGCGCAGGCCGACGCCGGCGCCACGCTTTTCGTGGTGCCCGCCGACACGCCGGGCTACCGCGTGGTGCGCGACATCGGCATGGTCACCGGCTACCAGATCGGCGGCCATGCGGAAATTGAACTGGACGGCTGCGAGGTCGGCGACGACGCCGTGCTGGGCGAACCCGGCCGTGGCCTGGAATACGCGCAACTGCGGCTGGAACCCGCGCGCTTGTCGCACTGCATGCGCTACATCGGCCGCGCCCGCCGCGCCCTGGAAACCGCGCAAGCCTACGCCAACACGCGCGAGTCTTTTGGATCGCGCCTGGCCGACCTGCAACAGATCCAGGCCATGGTGGCCGATTCGCACATCGACCTGCATGCCAGCCGCTTGATGACGCTGGATTGCGCCGCCCGCATGGACGCCGGTTTATCCGTCAAACAGCACAGCGCCATGACCAAGGTCTTCGTATCCGAAGCCGTGAACCGCGTGGCCGATCGCGCGGTGCAGATGATGGGCGCATCGGGCCTGTCGGACGACACCCCCGTGGCGATGATCTGGCAGGAAATGCGCCCCTTCCGCATCTACGACGGCGCCAACGAACTGCATCGCGCCACCCTTGCGCGCCGCCTCTTGGCGCGCGGCTGA
- a CDS encoding acryloyl-CoA reductase has product MPIPTFQAYRLHGGADGAPPEGRFDTLSEDDLSAGNTLIKVAYAGLNYKDALAQAGRGNVVRQYPRIGGIDLSGTVVHSTDPALAPGQEVVVHGFGIGVDCDGGYAEYARVPHDWVLPLPAGITLRDAAVLGAAGFTAALSLHWMEHCGLTPDQGEVLVTGATGGVAGIAIDILSQRGYRVCAMSGKPDAADYLRSLGAAEVMAPPDLSAPIKPLMSARWAGVIDSVGGPLLAHALASVRPDGVVAAFGNAGGAELPTSVIPFILRGVKLLGINANSPMPLRRALWQKLATDYRPQRLDLAARVIQPQDLPQALAAMLERGSTGRSVVRFS; this is encoded by the coding sequence ATGCCCATCCCCACCTTCCAGGCCTACCGGCTGCATGGCGGCGCCGACGGCGCGCCCCCTGAAGGGCGCTTCGACACCTTGTCGGAAGATGACTTGTCCGCCGGCAACACGCTGATCAAGGTCGCCTACGCCGGCCTGAACTACAAGGACGCGCTGGCGCAGGCCGGACGCGGCAACGTCGTGCGCCAGTACCCCCGCATCGGCGGCATCGACCTGAGCGGCACCGTGGTCCACTCCACCGACCCCGCGCTTGCGCCCGGCCAGGAGGTCGTGGTGCATGGCTTTGGCATTGGCGTGGACTGCGACGGCGGCTATGCGGAATATGCGCGCGTGCCCCATGACTGGGTCCTGCCCTTGCCCGCCGGCATCACGCTGCGCGATGCCGCCGTGCTGGGGGCCGCGGGTTTCACCGCCGCGCTGTCCCTGCACTGGATGGAACACTGCGGCCTGACGCCCGACCAAGGCGAGGTGCTGGTAACCGGCGCCACCGGCGGCGTGGCGGGCATCGCCATCGACATCCTTAGCCAGCGCGGGTATCGCGTCTGCGCCATGTCCGGCAAACCGGATGCCGCCGACTACCTGCGGTCGCTGGGCGCTGCCGAGGTCATGGCCCCGCCCGACCTGTCCGCCCCCATCAAGCCCTTGATGAGTGCGCGCTGGGCCGGCGTCATCGATTCCGTGGGCGGCCCCTTGCTGGCCCACGCGCTGGCCAGCGTGCGCCCCGACGGCGTGGTGGCCGCCTTTGGCAACGCGGGCGGCGCGGAGCTGCCCACGTCCGTCATCCCCTTCATCTTGCGCGGCGTAAAGCTGCTGGGCATCAACGCCAACAGCCCCATGCCGCTGCGCCGCGCGCTATGGCAAAAGCTGGCCACCGACTACCGCCCGCAGCGCCTGGACCTTGCCGCGCGCGTCATCCAACCCCAGGACTTGCCGCAAGCGCTGGCCGCCATGCTCGAACGCGGCAGCACCGGCCGCAGCGTCGTGCGCTTTTCCTGA
- a CDS encoding acetate--CoA ligase family protein produces the protein MTTHSDPSLSRLFTPRSIAIVGASATPGKIGAMPVSLLRQHGYDGRILPINPRADSIQGLPAAPDLAALDTDVDLVILAVPAAHAAQALQSARPGQVGGAVVFTSGFSETGASGVAMQEALCAIARERGIRLLGPNCLGYMNVRHKVYATFSPAPANGAVALGGIGMVSQSGAFGAYAYCMARERGLGLSHWISTGNEADIDVADCIHWLAHDADTRVIMAYMEGCRDGAKLRRALAAARDAGKPVVVTKIGRTQAGAQAAASHTAALAGDDAVYDALFRQYGALRARSIEDFFNLGYALDTWKQRPQGKRLGIFTISGGVGALMADEAEEAGLSLPEPDAGAQARLLERVPFAGPRNPVDVTGQVVSEPGLLLATADDMLADGRYDALAVFLAAAGSSETLWPTFETFAREMRARHPDVPLAFCALFPPERRRELERLGTLVFEDPSAAIRTVGAVAGLAGMSGAASDASTHTSMPPVAANSAPLRDTYNEVQAMNVLRQAGLPVPDCTLATDADTAVAAAARAAGPVVLKVVSPDILHKSDVGGVKLNLSGEDAVRHGHAAILDSVRTHCPNARIDGVLVAPMAPKGVECIVGMHRDPVFGPVVMFGLGGVFVEVLKDVSFRLAPFDHVQALSMIREIKGYALLQGARGAPPCDINALADALVALSRFADARREDFSSVEINPLLALPDGQGVLALDAVLIPNAGRAGARSS, from the coding sequence ATGACTACGCATTCCGATCCCTCGTTGTCCCGCCTGTTCACCCCGCGCAGCATCGCCATCGTGGGCGCATCCGCCACCCCCGGCAAGATCGGCGCCATGCCGGTCAGCCTGCTGCGTCAGCATGGTTACGACGGCCGCATCCTGCCCATCAACCCGCGCGCCGACAGCATCCAGGGCCTGCCCGCCGCGCCCGACCTGGCCGCGCTGGACACCGACGTGGACCTGGTCATCCTGGCCGTGCCCGCTGCGCACGCGGCCCAGGCACTGCAAAGCGCGCGCCCCGGCCAGGTAGGCGGCGCGGTCGTCTTCACCTCGGGCTTCTCGGAAACCGGCGCGAGCGGCGTCGCCATGCAAGAGGCGCTATGCGCCATCGCGCGCGAGCGCGGCATCCGCCTGCTGGGGCCCAACTGCCTGGGCTACATGAACGTGCGCCACAAGGTCTACGCCACCTTCTCGCCCGCGCCCGCCAACGGCGCCGTGGCGCTGGGCGGCATCGGCATGGTGTCGCAAAGCGGCGCGTTCGGCGCCTATGCCTATTGCATGGCGCGCGAACGCGGACTCGGCCTGTCGCACTGGATCAGCACCGGCAACGAAGCCGACATCGACGTGGCCGACTGCATCCACTGGCTGGCGCATGACGCCGACACGCGGGTCATCATGGCCTACATGGAAGGCTGCCGCGACGGCGCCAAGCTGCGCCGCGCACTGGCCGCCGCGCGCGACGCCGGCAAGCCCGTGGTCGTCACCAAGATCGGCCGCACCCAGGCCGGCGCGCAGGCCGCCGCGTCGCACACCGCCGCGCTGGCGGGCGATGACGCCGTCTACGACGCGCTGTTTCGCCAATACGGCGCGCTGCGCGCCCGCAGCATCGAAGACTTCTTCAACCTGGGCTATGCGCTGGACACCTGGAAGCAGCGCCCCCAAGGCAAGCGCCTGGGCATCTTCACGATATCTGGCGGCGTTGGCGCCTTGATGGCCGACGAAGCCGAGGAAGCCGGCCTGTCGCTACCCGAACCCGATGCAGGCGCGCAGGCCCGCTTGCTGGAACGCGTGCCCTTCGCCGGCCCGCGCAACCCGGTCGACGTCACAGGCCAGGTGGTGTCCGAACCCGGCCTGCTGCTGGCCACCGCCGACGACATGCTGGCCGACGGCCGCTACGATGCGCTGGCGGTCTTCCTGGCGGCCGCCGGGTCCTCGGAAACGTTGTGGCCTACCTTCGAAACCTTTGCCCGCGAAATGCGCGCCCGCCATCCCGACGTGCCGCTGGCCTTCTGCGCGCTGTTTCCCCCCGAACGCCGCCGTGAGCTTGAACGCCTGGGCACGCTAGTGTTCGAAGATCCTAGTGCCGCGATACGGACGGTAGGCGCGGTGGCGGGGTTGGCGGGGATGTCAGGGGCCGCCTCGGACGCCTCCACCCACACCTCCATGCCGCCAGTTGCGGCAAACTCCGCGCCGCTGCGCGACACCTACAACGAAGTGCAGGCAATGAACGTCCTGCGCCAAGCCGGCCTGCCCGTACCCGACTGCACGCTAGCGACCGACGCCGACACCGCCGTGGCCGCCGCTGCCCGCGCGGCCGGCCCCGTGGTCTTGAAAGTGGTGTCGCCCGACATCCTGCACAAAAGCGATGTGGGCGGCGTGAAGCTGAACCTGTCGGGCGAAGACGCCGTGCGCCACGGCCACGCCGCCATCCTGGACAGCGTACGCACGCACTGCCCCAATGCGCGCATCGACGGCGTGCTGGTCGCGCCCATGGCGCCCAAGGGCGTGGAGTGCATCGTGGGCATGCACCGCGACCCGGTCTTCGGCCCCGTCGTCATGTTCGGCCTGGGCGGCGTCTTCGTCGAAGTGCTGAAAGACGTCAGCTTCCGCCTGGCGCCCTTCGACCACGTCCAGGCCTTGTCGATGATCCGCGAGATCAAGGGCTACGCGCTCTTGCAAGGCGCACGCGGCGCACCGCCTTGCGACATCAATGCGTTGGCAGACGCGTTGGTGGCGCTGTCACGCTTCGCGGATGCGCGCCGGGAAGATTTCAGTTCCGTGGAGATCAACCCGCTGTTGGCGCTGCCGGATGGGCAGGGGGTGCTGGCCTTGGATGCGGTGCTTATTCCCAACGCTGGGCGTGCCGGCGCGCGTTCGTCTTGA
- a CDS encoding type II toxin-antitoxin system HipA family toxin produces MTASDALDLYEGLRKVGRLYDERPLRFVYDEAWRNASGAQAISPTMPLTQADHAGDAVHAFFENLLPEGQVRKFLQLSRHATTVFGLLRSVGGDTASGLTILPRGEKPAPAHYRPTTWQAIAERLKHGAVPALVAESDEGARISLAGAQDKLLLSVLPDGSPAMPEGSAASSHILKPDIRGLKGVWASALNETLVMQLAAQLGLGVAHAHYQRDTHACLIKRYDRLDDGQGGLLRLHQLDLCQLAGKPSDVKYEADGGPTLADCRHLLAGMGVGAGDHKRFLQWVIFNLYVGNNDSHAKNLSVLQSPNGRYRLAPFYDLMCTAMYPGLSRRFAFSVGGVMTPGSIGREQIEAMAADLGFHPRYGVTVARSLMTALPVALEAVQASLLAQSAAGSERTLIERLGNWIKTNARRHAQRWE; encoded by the coding sequence ATGACGGCGTCGGACGCATTGGATCTTTATGAAGGGTTGCGCAAGGTGGGCCGCCTGTATGACGAGCGGCCATTGCGTTTCGTGTACGACGAGGCGTGGCGGAACGCTTCAGGCGCGCAGGCCATTTCCCCGACGATGCCACTGACGCAGGCCGATCACGCCGGCGACGCCGTTCATGCCTTCTTTGAAAACCTGCTGCCTGAAGGGCAGGTACGCAAGTTCTTGCAACTGAGTCGCCACGCGACGACGGTATTCGGACTGCTGCGCAGCGTGGGCGGCGACACGGCCAGCGGGCTGACAATATTGCCGCGAGGGGAAAAGCCCGCGCCCGCGCACTATCGGCCCACAACGTGGCAAGCCATTGCCGAACGCCTGAAGCATGGCGCGGTGCCCGCGCTGGTCGCCGAGAGCGACGAGGGCGCGCGAATCTCCCTGGCTGGCGCGCAAGACAAGCTATTGCTGTCGGTGTTGCCGGACGGCTCGCCCGCAATGCCGGAAGGCTCGGCGGCTTCATCGCATATTTTGAAGCCCGACATTCGCGGCCTGAAAGGGGTGTGGGCGTCGGCATTGAACGAAACCCTGGTGATGCAATTGGCGGCGCAGCTTGGCTTGGGCGTGGCGCACGCGCACTATCAACGCGACACCCACGCCTGCCTGATCAAGCGCTATGACCGCTTGGACGATGGTCAAGGCGGCTTGCTGCGCTTGCATCAGTTGGACTTATGCCAATTGGCGGGCAAGCCGTCGGACGTGAAGTACGAAGCGGACGGCGGCCCCACGTTGGCGGATTGCCGCCATTTGCTGGCAGGCATGGGTGTGGGCGCGGGCGACCATAAGCGATTCTTGCAATGGGTGATTTTCAATCTCTACGTGGGCAACAACGATAGCCACGCCAAGAACCTGTCCGTCCTCCAGTCGCCAAACGGGCGCTATCGGCTGGCACCGTTCTATGACCTGATGTGTACCGCGATGTACCCGGGGCTTTCCCGCCGCTTTGCGTTTTCCGTGGGCGGCGTGATGACCCCGGGCAGCATCGGACGCGAACAGATCGAGGCCATGGCCGCGGACCTGGGCTTCCACCCGCGGTACGGCGTGACGGTGGCGCGCTCGTTGATGACCGCGTTGCCCGTGGCACTGGAGGCTGTGCAGGCGAGCCTGCTTGCGCAGTCCGCCGCCGGGTCCGAACGCACGTTGATCGAACGCCTGGGCAACTGGATCAAGACGAACGCGCGCCGGCACGCCCAGCGTTGGGAATAA